CCTCGAGCGAATCGTCGATGCGGGTGTCGAGCACGATGTCTTCGTCTGGATCGATATGGAAGATTACACGACGACCGACGTGACTCTCGACGCGTTCGAACACCACGCACACGAGACAGACGGAAACGTCGGCATCTGCGTTCAGGCGAATTTAAAACGCACCCGGGAGGACGTCGAACGACTGGCCGACGTTCCTGGCAAGGTCCGGTTCGTCAAGGGTGCCTACGACGAACCCGCCGACGTTGCGTACAAACAAAAGGCACGAGTGAACGAGGCCTACCGCGAACTGCTCGCGTTCGCCTTCGAGACGTTCGACGACGGCATCGCCGTCGGCAGTCACGATCCAGAGATCATCGAGCACGTCGAAGGGCTCGCCGAAACCCACGGGACGCCCTTCGAGTTCCAGTTACTCATGGGCGTTCGCGAGGACGCCCAACGCGAGCTCGCGTCGGAGTACGAGGTCTACCAGTACGCGCCGTACGGGCCGAAATATCTCTCCTACTTCTACCGTCGCGTTCGCGAGCGAAAGGAGAACGCGCTGTTCGCGCTTCGGGCAGTGCTCGGGCGGTAGTAGCCACTGAAAGTCGATACACCCCCGATCGCGAAACCGTATGCGATCGGATGAGAATCGTTTCAGTGGCTACTGTAACTCAGTTACGCCCGAGGTCATCGGGATCCAACAGCTTCGATTCGGCTTTTCGAAGGTG
Above is a window of Natronorubrum tibetense GA33 DNA encoding:
- a CDS encoding proline dehydrogenase family protein, which encodes MLLPIARKFVAAEDQAGALSHVADLNKDGISGILNLLGEHYDNTAEATADADAYIDMIEAIDDADLDCCVSVKPSQIGLDLGDDVFRTHLERIVDAGVEHDVFVWIDMEDYTTTDVTLDAFEHHAHETDGNVGICVQANLKRTREDVERLADVPGKVRFVKGAYDEPADVAYKQKARVNEAYRELLAFAFETFDDGIAVGSHDPEIIEHVEGLAETHGTPFEFQLLMGVREDAQRELASEYEVYQYAPYGPKYLSYFYRRVRERKENALFALRAVLGR